In Nitrobacteraceae bacterium AZCC 1564, the following proteins share a genomic window:
- a CDS encoding hypothetical protein (product_source=Hypo-rule applied; cath_funfam=1.10.238.10; pfam=PF00036,PF13202; smart=SM00054; superfamily=47473; transmembrane_helix_parts=Outside_1_4,TMhelix_5_24,Inside_25_137) has protein sequence MGTRILGITVSALILAYGVVGATAQERMTPQTGQQQMQSEQEEDEEGGSTTGQGGGMMERGAMERGMRAHMMRHGMMGGGPPFMMRMMFALMDADGDGTISLQEFQAAHERIFRAMDTNKDGKLTPEEMRAFIRGSR, from the coding sequence ATGGGCACGCGCATTCTTGGAATCACGGTATCTGCTCTCATTTTGGCCTATGGCGTTGTCGGTGCGACCGCCCAGGAGCGGATGACGCCGCAAACGGGTCAGCAACAAATGCAATCCGAACAGGAGGAGGATGAGGAAGGTGGGAGCACGACGGGACAAGGCGGCGGCATGATGGAGCGCGGCGCGATGGAGCGCGGCATGCGAGCGCACATGATGAGGCACGGCATGATGGGCGGGGGACCACCTTTCATGATGCGCATGATGTTCGCTCTGATGGACGCCGACGGCGATGGGACCATCTCGCTGCAGGAGTTTCAGGCCGCTCACGAACGGATTTTCAGGGCAATGGACACCAATAAAGATGGCAAGCTGACCCCGGAGGAGATGCGCGCGTTCATACGCGGGAGCAGGTGA
- a CDS encoding hypothetical protein (product_source=Hypo-rule applied; transmembrane_helix_parts=Outside_1_14,TMhelix_15_37,Inside_38_93) has protein sequence MGGAIAAVAATTTVGLGGATTVGIEATTMVGGIIAIGGDFIQRLKKGLLSLAASFSFRSVSQSSGADLTFAPACREFAMRTSNPKAPLESYIC, from the coding sequence ATGGGTGGGGCCATCGCGGCGGTCGCGGCCACCACTACGGTTGGTCTCGGGGGCGCCACTACGGTTGGTATCGAGGCCACCACTATGGTTGGCGGCATCATCGCCATTGGTGGTGATTTTATTCAAAGACTAAAAAAGGGGCTGCTGTCGTTGGCAGCCTCTTTTTCTTTTCGCTCGGTGTCGCAATCGAGTGGAGCGGATTTGACGTTCGCACCTGCTTGCCGCGAATTCGCGATGCGAACGTCAAATCCCAAAGCTCCACTAGAATCTTATATTTGCTAG
- a CDS encoding quercetin dioxygenase-like cupin family protein (product_source=COG1917; cath_funfam=2.60.120.10; cleavage_site_network=SignalP-noTM; cog=COG1917; pfam=PF07883; superfamily=51182; transmembrane_helix_parts=Inside_1_6,TMhelix_7_29,Outside_30_138), translated as MRSPRVTSIFAMAIATLIAASLFALPAAQAQQEGIKRTNLQQHDLSAPGREAVQARVDIDPGKTFPKHTHPGEEIIYMLEGSLEYDIEGKPPVTLKAGDVLFIPAGTAHTVKNTGTVTGSELSTYIVEKGKPLVTLVR; from the coding sequence ATGCGCAGTCCGCGAGTGACATCCATATTCGCCATGGCCATCGCAACTCTGATCGCGGCAAGCCTATTCGCACTGCCCGCGGCACAGGCCCAGCAGGAGGGGATCAAGCGGACCAACCTGCAGCAACATGATCTCAGCGCGCCCGGACGCGAGGCCGTGCAGGCGCGTGTCGATATCGATCCGGGCAAGACCTTCCCCAAACATACCCATCCCGGCGAAGAGATCATCTACATGCTTGAAGGCTCGCTGGAATACGACATCGAGGGCAAGCCGCCTGTGACGCTGAAGGCCGGCGATGTGCTCTTCATCCCGGCGGGCACAGCTCACACGGTGAAGAACACCGGCACCGTGACTGGAAGCGAGCTTTCCACCTACATCGTCGAAAAGGGCAAACCGCTGGTTACGCTAGTGCGGTAG
- a CDS encoding hypothetical protein (product_source=Hypo-rule applied; transmembrane_helix_parts=Outside_1_4,TMhelix_5_27,Inside_28_37) — protein MTTYVALFTCLLGWTYFIFRPPLGTTFINRKPCRYFY, from the coding sequence ATGACAACTTATGTCGCACTGTTCACCTGCTTGCTGGGCTGGACCTATTTCATTTTCCGCCCACCGCTCGGCACGACATTTATCAACCGCAAGCCCTGCCGTTACTTCTATTAA
- a CDS encoding putative glutathione S-transferase (product_source=KO:K07393; cath_funfam=1.20.1050.10; cog=COG0435; ko=KO:K07393; pfam=PF13409,PF13410; superfamily=47616,52833), translated as MGMLVNGEWHDVWYDTASTGGRFERKASAFRNWVTPDGAPGPSGAGGFPAQQGRYHLYVSLACPWAHRTLIMRRLKGLENAVSLSVVHWRMRERGWTFMPGPCVTGDPVNSAETLSQVYVVSDPHYTGRVTVPVLWDKARRTIVSNESAEIIRMFNSAFDGVGAAPGDYYPAPLREQIDALNERIYKEVNNGVYRAGFATTQTAYEEAVVTLFEALDWLEALLSGSRFLTGDRLTEADIRLFTTLVRFDVVYHGHFKCNLRRIADYPALWRFTRDIYNLPSIAETVNLNHIRHHYYESQTTINPTGIVPLGPIIDFEGPAPRK; from the coding sequence ATGGGTATGCTGGTCAACGGCGAGTGGCACGACGTTTGGTACGACACGGCCAGTACTGGCGGCCGCTTCGAGCGCAAAGCGAGCGCCTTTCGCAACTGGGTGACGCCCGATGGCGCGCCAGGTCCGAGTGGTGCGGGCGGCTTCCCGGCGCAACAGGGACGCTATCACCTCTATGTCAGCCTCGCCTGTCCCTGGGCGCACCGGACATTGATCATGCGGCGGCTGAAGGGACTGGAGAACGCCGTCTCGCTTTCGGTGGTTCACTGGCGCATGCGCGAGCGGGGCTGGACGTTCATGCCGGGCCCATGCGTGACGGGCGATCCGGTCAATAGCGCAGAAACACTGAGCCAGGTCTATGTTGTGTCAGACCCGCACTACACCGGTCGCGTAACGGTGCCGGTCCTTTGGGACAAGGCACGTCGCACCATCGTGTCCAATGAATCCGCCGAGATTATCCGCATGTTCAACAGCGCCTTCGATGGCGTTGGAGCAGCGCCGGGCGACTACTACCCTGCGCCGTTGCGAGAGCAGATCGATGCGCTCAACGAGCGCATCTACAAAGAGGTCAACAACGGTGTATACCGCGCCGGCTTTGCCACCACGCAGACCGCCTACGAAGAGGCCGTCGTAACGCTGTTCGAGGCTCTGGATTGGCTGGAGGCGCTGCTGTCAGGATCACGCTTCCTGACCGGCGACCGGCTCACCGAAGCCGACATACGGCTGTTCACAACACTGGTGCGGTTCGATGTCGTTTATCACGGGCATTTCAAGTGCAACTTGAGGCGCATCGCTGATTATCCGGCGTTGTGGCGCTTTACCCGCGATATCTACAACTTGCCCAGCATTGCCGAGACGGTCAACCTCAACCACATCCGGCACCACTACTATGAAAGCCAAACGACCATCAATCCGACGGGTATAGTGCCGCTCGGACCGATTATCGACTTCGAAGGACCAGCCCCCCGCAAGTGA
- a CDS encoding hypothetical protein (product_source=Hypo-rule applied) yields the protein MRFLASEVQVMSDAVRVSGENMRNVLAGIDVVVRTPPPQLNLCETFFATV from the coding sequence ATGCGCTTCCTCGCAAGCGAAGTGCAGGTCATGAGCGATGCAGTGCGTGTGTCCGGCGAGAACATGCGAAACGTCCTCGCCGGGATTGATGTCGTTGTGCGAACGCCGCCGCCTCAGTTGAACTTGTGCGAGACGTTCTTCGCCACCGTGTAG
- a CDS encoding cobalamin biosynthesis Mg chelatase CobN (product_source=COG1429; cath_funfam=3.40.50.300; cog=COG1429; smart=SM01127; superfamily=47175) yields MDDQPIMEQVTDVLSGAAETTKKVAKRATKPAEKASTSMMPAKKGSARKTKKAGKTSAKKSAKKSAKKSAKKATKKTSKKTKKKAAKKAPKRKKTKKS; encoded by the coding sequence ATGGACGACCAACCGATCATGGAACAGGTGACGGACGTGCTGTCGGGCGCTGCAGAGACCACAAAGAAAGTGGCCAAGCGCGCCACCAAACCGGCGGAGAAAGCATCCACGTCGATGATGCCCGCAAAGAAGGGCTCCGCCAGAAAGACGAAGAAGGCCGGAAAGACGTCGGCCAAGAAGTCAGCCAAGAAATCGGCAAAGAAATCAGCCAAGAAGGCTACAAAGAAAACCTCGAAGAAGACGAAGAAAAAGGCCGCGAAGAAGGCGCCCAAACGAAAGAAGACCAAAAAGAGTTGA
- a CDS encoding CBS domain-containing protein (product_source=COG0517; cath_funfam=3.10.580.10; cog=COG0517; pfam=PF00571; smart=SM00116; superfamily=54631): MKVGSTMTSDVKLMSPDDTIRAAAEIMANKDIGLLPVQENDRLVGMISDRDIAVRGVAAGKGPNARIGEVMTYDVKYCFDDQDIDDVLENMADLQVRRLPVLDRAKRLIGIVSLGDLARSGNMTAAALAGISRPGGEHTQTR, translated from the coding sequence ATGAAAGTCGGAAGCACCATGACGTCGGACGTGAAGCTGATGAGCCCCGATGACACGATCCGGGCGGCTGCCGAGATCATGGCCAACAAGGATATTGGCTTGTTGCCAGTCCAGGAGAATGACCGGCTTGTCGGCATGATATCGGACCGCGACATCGCGGTGCGGGGTGTGGCTGCGGGCAAGGGGCCGAATGCGCGGATCGGCGAGGTGATGACATATGATGTCAAATACTGCTTCGACGATCAGGATATCGATGACGTCCTCGAAAACATGGCTGACCTTCAGGTCCGCCGGTTGCCGGTACTGGACCGCGCGAAGCGGCTGATTGGCATCGTCTCGCTGGGTGATCTTGCGCGCAGCGGCAATATGACGGCCGCGGCACTGGCTGGCATCTCGCGGCCGGGCGGCGAGCACACGCAGACGCGGTGA
- a CDS encoding hypothetical protein (product_source=Hypo-rule applied) — protein MVARNACVRHLGTSFLAASRLESTTCSEGPFPAHAYSYGAPTSVARNSCPDSEVRWKDSQEDRANF, from the coding sequence ATGGTGGCCAGGAATGCATGTGTCCGGCATCTGGGAACTTCCTTCCTTGCTGCCTCGCGCCTTGAATCAACGACATGCAGCGAAGGCCCGTTCCCGGCTCATGCTTATTCTTACGGTGCGCCGACAAGCGTCGCACGCAACTCGTGTCCGGATTCCGAAGTTCGCTGGAAGGACTCGCAGGAAGATCGGGCGAACTTCTGA
- a CDS encoding hypothetical protein (product_source=Hypo-rule applied), with product MARLHKPYPHMLQSLRALPLYRRVDAAHLPPCLPVAEKRPGCGWNACSLSLGPSGQSLTKRFRAKWPRFA from the coding sequence ATGGCCAGACTCCACAAACCATATCCCCACATGCTGCAGAGTCTTCGGGCTTTGCCACTCTATCGGCGCGTTGATGCTGCCCACCTGCCGCCATGTCTGCCTGTGGCCGAGAAGCGTCCTGGATGTGGGTGGAACGCGTGCAGTCTCAGTCTCGGCCCTTCCGGCCAAAGCCTCACGAAGCGTTTTCGAGCGAAGTGGCCCCGGTTCGCATGA
- a CDS encoding ferritin-like metal-binding protein YciE (product_source=COG3685; cath_funfam=1.20.1260.10; cog=COG3685; pfam=PF05974; superfamily=47240), translated as MIVDHFKEMYIAELQELRSVEDQLTRALPKMAEEAQHPALKEALSKHLDETTAQLERLDRILAKEGVEPREHEDESMWSIINEADRWVKMVGDGGLRDAAIIASAQRVEHYEIAVYGTLATWSKGLGREDDLKDLLESLQQEKHSDEVLSALAKQVINPEAFMV; from the coding sequence ATGATCGTCGATCATTTCAAAGAGATGTATATCGCCGAACTGCAGGAGCTTCGGTCGGTCGAGGACCAACTGACGCGCGCCCTGCCCAAGATGGCCGAGGAGGCGCAGCACCCGGCGCTCAAGGAAGCGCTGAGCAAACACCTGGATGAGACCACCGCGCAGTTGGAGCGCCTCGACCGCATCCTGGCAAAAGAAGGCGTCGAGCCCCGCGAACACGAAGATGAATCGATGTGGAGCATCATCAATGAAGCCGATCGCTGGGTGAAGATGGTCGGCGACGGCGGATTGCGCGATGCCGCCATCATCGCGTCAGCTCAACGTGTCGAGCATTACGAGATCGCGGTCTACGGCACGCTCGCAACGTGGTCGAAAGGGCTTGGCCGCGAGGATGATCTAAAAGACCTGCTGGAGAGCCTGCAGCAGGAAAAGCACTCGGATGAAGTCTTAAGTGCGCTTGCCAAGCAGGTCATCAATCCGGAGGCGTTCATGGTGTGA
- a CDS encoding hypothetical protein (product_source=Hypo-rule applied; smart=SM01130): protein MSISPTRAAQRLGLDARRAGATALLIRAKNV, encoded by the coding sequence ATGAGCATTTCTCCGACCCGCGCAGCTCAGCGCCTCGGCCTCGACGCGCGCCGCGCCGGGGCGACGGCGCTGCTCATCCGCGCAAAGAACGTCTGA
- a CDS encoding hypothetical protein (product_source=Hypo-rule applied; cath_funfam=3.30.40.10; cleavage_site_network=SignalP-noTM; superfamily=51182) has translation MSKIDRRSALGLGLAAASAAMVKPAAAQTAGYKDTTPFSGVVVRAYDGETPSLIPGFKTVSMRDVIMQPGSKTMNPPMMNAMICHITEGELRIEQEGKTFTAKKNYVWTCNKDTKEDSRNEGNVVAIMRITDLKA, from the coding sequence ATGAGCAAGATCGATCGAAGGTCGGCATTGGGACTAGGGTTGGCAGCGGCTTCGGCGGCCATGGTGAAGCCAGCCGCCGCTCAAACCGCAGGTTACAAGGACACCACGCCGTTTTCAGGTGTCGTGGTCCGTGCATATGATGGAGAAACCCCATCCCTCATCCCTGGCTTCAAGACCGTCTCAATGCGCGATGTGATCATGCAGCCGGGATCGAAGACGATGAATCCCCCCATGATGAATGCCATGATCTGTCATATCACTGAGGGGGAGCTTCGGATTGAGCAGGAAGGAAAGACCTTTACGGCCAAGAAAAACTACGTCTGGACCTGCAACAAGGACACAAAAGAGGACAGCCGCAACGAAGGGAATGTGGTTGCGATTATGCGGATCACGGATCTGAAGGCTTAA
- a CDS encoding DNA-binding winged helix-turn-helix (wHTH) protein/tetratricopeptide (TPR) repeat protein (product_source=COG3710/COG0457; cath_funfam=1.10.10.10,1.25.40.10; cog=COG0457,COG3710; pfam=PF00486; smart=SM00028; superfamily=46894,48452), with protein MGKEQNLHFGDLILDETCLSARRNGEMIQFTRNERALLLALTRNPRRLMPRSRLLDEIDPSESDRSDRYIDFLVNRLRSKLGDNTKSPKYIATQYGEGYVWIAAPSPAVPIDGFLVIAAFGPQGHAFSPQASSLLGQLRDTIAASVGFGQKVVVVAENWHPVATDKVHYFLQVNFHGDNGRLGCSATLREMPSKRIVRAFRLHLDNADATSFTSEATRISTGVVNALRQALADASTGLGTPEDEPLEMRLHRASSLLSASNPQWLERGEQLSKDRAQDPDNPDIALQWCMHLFARLVMNPFGMSLEERDRIESEIDATVLELLPAVEPNPLLMLAAAKLLYFINRGHLDLAEDIAERAFARTADYAAALPIMGQLRYARGRFEEAVRFFDRGIEMAEPGPAFHLHMRVLKCIALLAAGDRAALDAAAADIADMGPRCPPQIALMIGWTIAAADQELPAAAAQALAAAGPAGARSAIEYLYFTSARHLISEHARANVMRGLITHVTRLHGESVIPTFILRNI; from the coding sequence ATGGGAAAAGAGCAAAACCTCCACTTCGGAGATCTGATCCTCGACGAAACGTGCCTCTCCGCCCGCCGCAACGGGGAGATGATTCAGTTCACCAGAAACGAGCGCGCACTGCTGCTCGCCCTCACCCGTAATCCGCGTCGCCTCATGCCCCGCAGCCGGCTGCTCGATGAGATCGATCCGTCGGAATCGGATCGCTCGGACCGCTACATCGATTTTCTGGTCAACCGCCTGCGCTCGAAGCTCGGCGACAACACGAAGTCGCCCAAGTATATCGCCACGCAATATGGCGAGGGGTATGTCTGGATCGCTGCGCCATCTCCGGCGGTGCCGATTGACGGATTCCTGGTTATCGCGGCCTTCGGACCGCAGGGACACGCCTTCAGCCCGCAAGCGTCGTCCTTGCTCGGCCAGCTTCGCGACACCATCGCCGCCAGCGTTGGCTTTGGCCAAAAGGTTGTCGTTGTTGCCGAGAACTGGCACCCCGTCGCCACTGACAAGGTGCACTATTTCCTGCAGGTGAACTTTCATGGCGACAACGGGCGCCTTGGTTGTTCGGCCACTTTGCGAGAAATGCCCTCGAAGCGCATCGTCAGGGCGTTCCGCCTCCATCTCGACAACGCGGACGCCACTTCGTTCACAAGCGAGGCGACCCGGATCTCAACCGGTGTCGTCAACGCTCTGCGGCAGGCCCTCGCTGACGCCTCCACGGGTCTCGGCACCCCCGAAGACGAACCGCTCGAAATGCGGCTTCACAGGGCCTCAAGCCTGCTGTCGGCCTCAAATCCGCAGTGGCTGGAAAGGGGCGAGCAACTGAGCAAGGACCGCGCGCAGGATCCGGACAATCCGGACATCGCCCTGCAATGGTGCATGCATCTGTTCGCTCGCCTCGTCATGAATCCATTCGGGATGAGCCTGGAAGAACGTGACCGCATCGAAAGCGAAATCGACGCTACGGTGCTGGAGTTGCTGCCCGCCGTCGAGCCGAACCCGCTCTTGATGTTGGCCGCCGCGAAGCTGCTGTACTTCATCAACCGCGGTCATCTCGATTTGGCGGAGGACATTGCCGAGCGCGCCTTCGCCCGAACTGCGGACTATGCCGCGGCCCTGCCCATCATGGGACAATTGCGCTACGCGCGCGGCCGTTTCGAGGAAGCCGTCAGATTCTTCGATCGTGGCATCGAGATGGCCGAACCGGGCCCCGCCTTTCATTTACATATGCGAGTGCTGAAGTGTATCGCCCTGCTCGCTGCCGGCGACCGCGCGGCGCTTGATGCTGCCGCCGCTGATATCGCCGACATGGGTCCGCGTTGCCCGCCCCAAATCGCCTTGATGATAGGCTGGACGATTGCGGCGGCGGATCAGGAATTGCCTGCGGCGGCGGCGCAGGCGCTTGCTGCGGCTGGCCCTGCGGGCGCCCGCAGCGCGATCGAATATCTCTACTTCACGTCGGCGCGTCACCTCATCTCGGAGCATGCTCGCGCCAACGTCATGCGCGGCCTGATCACGCACGTGACGAGACTGCATGGCGAGTCCGTTATTCCCACGTTTATTCTGAGAAACATCTAA
- a CDS encoding hypothetical protein (product_source=Hypo-rule applied): MIGSISLFGAGNYYQGVNAKNTEASSALTDSQRFTQRHAGLSASDYISSYLEFSEQKSAELLKSGEATDTFSVRFNDRTFTLAGRKLGDLNFQVAKLSDALEAPVAKVGDVPKAPSSAIGKVDVTA; this comes from the coding sequence ATGATTGGATCGATATCGCTTTTCGGTGCCGGAAACTATTACCAAGGTGTAAACGCCAAGAACACTGAAGCGTCTAGCGCCCTGACGGATTCTCAACGGTTCACACAGCGGCACGCCGGTCTATCCGCATCAGACTACATCTCGTCCTATCTGGAATTCTCAGAACAAAAATCCGCAGAGCTTCTCAAATCGGGTGAAGCCACTGACACATTCTCAGTGCGATTTAATGACCGTACGTTCACGCTCGCCGGTCGGAAATTGGGCGACTTGAATTTCCAGGTCGCCAAACTTTCAGACGCGCTTGAAGCGCCGGTTGCAAAAGTGGGGGATGTCCCAAAGGCGCCGAGCTCAGCAATCGGAAAAGTCGATGTGACTGCGTAG
- a CDS encoding MFS family permease (product_source=COG0477; cath_funfam=1.20.1250.20; cog=COG0477; pfam=PF07690; superfamily=103473; transmembrane_helix_parts=Inside_1_11,TMhelix_12_34,Outside_35_48,TMhelix_49_71,Inside_72_83,TMhelix_84_106,Outside_107_197,TMhelix_198_220,Inside_221_224,TMhelix_225_247,Outside_248_274,TMhelix_275_297,Inside_298_309,TMhelix_310_332,Outside_333_358,TMhelix_359_381,Inside_382_401,TMhelix_402_424,Outside_425_428,TMhelix_429_451,Inside_452_461) has product MAFAHTMERGQFTGRAAVALVAAQIAIMFVGAVLPTPLYPLYQQHFQFSNVVLTLIYAVYVLGNLIALLIFGRLSDQIGRRNASLPAIGFGILSTILFLFAQSTAWLFAARLVSGFATGLASGTAAAWLAELLASVPNPKFASSCSALRSELWIREDTSRPTILVWFRFRSSLKNSQEKSGELLNHHTSGGKSATGRIASIANFIGLAAGTLVAGLLAAFAPWPLHLSFVVYLLFLLALGAAIAFTFETVDQPISHLRDLALKPRLGVPPKIRIQFISPAVTGFVVFALIGFYAALIPNLLSDSLGQKSPAVSGGTVFELFAVAALCVMLTARLNSRTASFGALVLLPPSVWLLVTAELTHSILLLLGTTALGGLSAALGYRGSLEEVSRIAPADQRSEVVSSYLIAVYAGNSVPVIGIGLLAAVTSSTTAHVSFAAIITVLACIAFIVGVKARVATNRSS; this is encoded by the coding sequence ATGGCTTTCGCCCATACCATGGAGCGCGGGCAATTTACGGGCCGCGCTGCCGTCGCATTGGTCGCCGCCCAGATTGCTATCATGTTTGTGGGCGCGGTGCTGCCGACGCCGCTCTACCCGCTCTATCAACAGCACTTCCAATTCTCCAACGTTGTTCTCACGCTCATCTACGCTGTTTATGTCCTTGGCAATCTGATCGCGCTGCTCATATTCGGCCGGTTATCGGACCAGATTGGGCGCCGGAACGCGAGCCTGCCTGCCATCGGCTTCGGCATTCTCAGCACCATTCTCTTCCTGTTCGCACAAAGCACCGCTTGGCTCTTCGCGGCACGGCTCGTGAGCGGATTTGCCACCGGTCTTGCCTCCGGCACGGCCGCCGCCTGGTTAGCCGAACTTCTAGCTAGTGTCCCGAATCCAAAGTTCGCCTCATCGTGCAGCGCGCTCCGTAGCGAACTTTGGATTCGAGAGGACACTAGCAGACCCACGATTCTAGTGTGGTTCAGGTTCAGAAGTTCGCTGAAGAACTCGCAGGAAAAATCGGGCGAACTTCTGAACCACCACACTAGCGGCGGCAAATCTGCGACCGGACGAATAGCCTCAATCGCCAACTTTATCGGCCTTGCCGCGGGAACGCTTGTGGCGGGTTTGCTGGCAGCATTCGCACCGTGGCCGCTGCATCTGTCGTTTGTGGTGTATCTGCTGTTCCTGCTCGCGCTCGGTGCCGCGATCGCTTTCACCTTTGAGACCGTCGACCAACCAATCAGCCACTTGCGCGATCTGGCGTTGAAGCCGCGGCTCGGCGTTCCCCCGAAAATACGCATACAGTTCATATCGCCGGCCGTGACCGGGTTTGTTGTCTTTGCGTTGATCGGGTTCTATGCCGCGCTCATCCCCAATCTGCTGTCGGACAGCCTGGGGCAGAAGTCACCGGCGGTCTCGGGCGGCACAGTCTTTGAGTTATTTGCGGTGGCGGCCCTGTGTGTGATGCTGACCGCCCGCTTAAACAGCAGGACCGCATCATTCGGTGCGCTGGTACTGCTGCCGCCAAGCGTATGGCTGCTTGTGACAGCGGAGTTGACCCATTCGATACTGCTGTTGCTTGGCACGACGGCGCTCGGTGGCCTGTCGGCTGCGCTGGGATATCGCGGCAGCCTTGAAGAGGTCAGCCGCATCGCGCCGGCAGATCAACGTAGCGAGGTGGTGTCGAGTTACTTGATTGCGGTCTACGCAGGCAACTCGGTCCCCGTCATCGGCATCGGGCTTCTCGCCGCGGTCACGAGTTCGACGACCGCTCACGTCTCGTTTGCTGCAATCATAACGGTGCTCGCCTGCATCGCGTTCATCGTCGGGGTGAAAGCCCGAGTGGCGACGAACCGGTCTTCCTAG